The Episyrphus balteatus chromosome 3, idEpiBalt1.1, whole genome shotgun sequence genome segment ATTTCCACAATTTTACTGATCGAACTATTTTCCACAATGAACGCGATGATCCATTGACTGGACATTTATTCGCTGTTGAAGGACAAAAATGGAAACATTTAAGGAATAAGCTGACACCAACATTTAGTTCCGGAAAAATTAAGGGAATGTTTCCAATAGTCTTATCAGTTGGAGATCGTCTTATAGAAGCATTCGATAATTTGGTTGAAAAAGATTCCATAGTTGAAGTTAAAGATATTTTGGCGCGATTCACTGTCGATGTTATTGGAAATTGTGCTTTCGGTCTCGAATGCAATAGCCTTAAAGATCCACACGCTGAATTTCGTATTATGGGTACAAAAGCGTTCACACAACCGCGGCACAACAAACTTCTTGATATGTTTATCTTTAGTTTTCCGAAATTAGCCAAAACGCTGCGCATGCGACAAATACATGAAGAAGTTCATCAGTTTTATATGCGTGTGACGCGAGAAACTGTCGAATTTCGTGAAAAGAATTCGGTTAAACGAAATGATTTCATGAATTTGTTGATTGATTTGAAGAATTCCGAAGAAGGAATGACAATGGACGAAATTGCAGCTCAATCGTTTGTATTCTTTTTAGCTGGTTTTGAAACTTCTTCAACTACAATAGGTATTGCACTTTTTGAACTGGCATTAAATCAGGAGATCCAAGATAGATTGAGAGCTGAAATTAATACTCAATTTGATAAAAATGCAGGAAAATTGACGTATGATAGTATGGCTGAGATGCATTACATGGATATGGTTATGAAAGGTTGGTAACTTtcagtttttgggaaaaaaaaaaaagtttttaatttcttttttattctacAGAAACTCTCCGAAAGCACTCAGTTGCAACAAACCTTATAAGAAAAGCACTCAATGATTATCCCACATCGAATCCTAAATATGTAATTCCCAAAGGAATTACGGTAATGATTCCAGCAGACTCTATTCATCGTGATCCAGAGATTTATCCTGATCCAGAGAAGTTTGATCCGGAGCGATTTAGTCCAGAAGAGACACAAAAACGTCATCCTCTCACTTGGCTGCCCTTCGGTGAAGGACCTCGCAATTGTATTGGATTGAGGTTTGGCAAAATGCAAACTTATATTGGACTAAGTTTGCTTTTGAGAAATTACAAATTTCATTATTGTGATAAAACTCCAAATCCCCTGCAACCGGATGTGACAAATTTGGTATATTCAGCTAAAGGTGGTATTTTCTTACGTGTTGAGAGGATAAAATTGTGATATTTAAGaatttaagttatttatttagaaaaataaattaaaaaaaaaggtcaatCAATTCTTTTTCACTGTGGAATTTCAGCAAGAAAATAATATCTTTCATAATAGGACAAAGTGATAAGTCTATAATAACCTGTAGAGGGTTATTgaagttcaagtttttttttttttttttttttgttctacacagagaaaaatagaccacataaaatagaacaaaaacaataagatttctctatggttttcatccaagaagaaaaccttattaaaacaatcgggatttccttattgttttaaaatctgcaaaaaaataaaaaaaacgatgaccaggctgggaatcgaactggagacttcaaatcattagtctcacaccttaccacctgaaccaacctgccatgaaaatattgatcgcgatttttgttctagtgctaagttgcaaaaaaaatcaacttttcagtcaaattttaataagattttctctataaaaataataagaaatctccttaaaaaaaaccttattaatcgttgattttaataagatttccttatgaaatgcatggacggtaaaacaatatggcaatctattagtttttagcgggtcatatttttctctgtgtacataAATTGATTGTATTTGACACATCAAATCaatcaaaacaaattgaatCAAAACCTAGCACAAAATATTGCGCTTTATAATTACACACATACTATGTTTTATCGTTCAATCGTTATCCGATGATACATCGGACTTCGGCCAAATCTTCCGTTGGAAGTGATTTTAAATCTCGGAAGAGagcgaaaaaaaaacggtttaaaGTTTACATTGATTTCAGTCAAATATAGAGAACGTgttgtcatttttttcaaatcaatagtagaatgaaattattttgaaaaaatgtcaattcATTTATACTTACAAGTTCATCTATGTATGATATAAGAATTTTAGAAGTGTCAGAAATACTTAAAGACACTTAATAATAACAAGTAAAATTATTATCGAATGCAAGTGCACAATTTGAGCTGCATTGTGTATTGTGAAGGCATTTAAAACCAAACaacatttcatttttatgaataattagaaggcaaataaaaattcaatttatacaaaaaataaatattgaagaaACTGAGAAAcgttgaaaataaaaagtatcGGGTAATTTGGACCATCTAGGTATTTTCTCAAATTAAGGTGGAAAAACTAACTTAACTAACTTAATCACCTCGATTGCATTTGTGTGTGTGATGGAAGAAATTTGGTGGTCCGTATTAGACGCAAGGTTCATATAAGCTGCCATTCCTTTAATCAACAccgtaaatacaaattttaaaaaaacattcaatctCCTGTTTAGTAGAATAActaaatcaaattattatattcggagaggcgaccgtcgagttacttagctcataaggttagaggttaaaattggtgtcaaatgaaagataagttgatactgaaaataaaaaaatagggttgccacttctaaaatgggaacttccatgtggcaaccctatttgaaaggaaaaattgtcacataactaatacattcatatctttgttgtttggccagataaaaaatttttttaattgccaaacaaaagtcaaaatattaaaaaaaaataataaaataatataaagaacgtaaccctacaaatgtggcaaccccattcaaatgaaaacaacactgacaaaaatcttctttgaacaaaacagtgtAACTTTGTATATGCACTAGAGCTAAAATATGCactatattttagataatagtcccttctatctaaaaaatgttggTCGCCACCTCGCAAGTGCAGACAAGTACtgggcaaccctatccaaatgctaaaaattgcaaaaatcacttgtttttttggccaaagtgtataatatttgatagagttaaaggcaacaaaatacatcatgtttagctaagactctcttttatctgaaaaatgttgggtgttttcatttgaatggggctgccacatttgtagggttacgttctttatattattttattattttttttttaatattttgacttttgtttggcaattaaaaaaattttttatct includes the following:
- the LOC129916703 gene encoding probable cytochrome P450 6a20, which translates into the protein MTTNARRYKFSISIHRDRLNLTKSRNLTLIIMAISEVLIYIVLALVSPLVYFIRQHMTYWKRRGIPHDPPDFPSGNLKGVKKTHHLRDLTRANYEKYKHSGPFGGFYFFLKQAVIVYDLDLAKNILIRDFHNFTDRTIFHNERDDPLTGHLFAVEGQKWKHLRNKLTPTFSSGKIKGMFPIVLSVGDRLIEAFDNLVEKDSIVEVKDILARFTVDVIGNCAFGLECNSLKDPHAEFRIMGTKAFTQPRHNKLLDMFIFSFPKLAKTLRMRQIHEEVHQFYMRVTRETVEFREKNSVKRNDFMNLLIDLKNSEEGMTMDEIAAQSFVFFLAGFETSSTTIGIALFELALNQEIQDRLRAEINTQFDKNAGKLTYDSMAEMHYMDMVMKETLRKHSVATNLIRKALNDYPTSNPKYVIPKGITVMIPADSIHRDPEIYPDPEKFDPERFSPEETQKRHPLTWLPFGEGPRNCIGLRFGKMQTYIGLSLLLRNYKFHYCDKTPNPLQPDVTNLVYSAKGGIFLRVERIKL